One window of Flavobacterium dauae genomic DNA carries:
- a CDS encoding DEAD/DEAH box helicase produces MYKKNFAKYIRAHSTPFSINNAFYVYPRFMEQRGTLFIYEYLGGSKRPYVIEIKLDEKNDIHQTACSCPYDYKGICKHIVASVEDLADRLDKGSLATQTVFFDVAKQVKKLETSDVKLIDGEFDLENLRKRIQKKSITYGYVNYIDLNFAHIKSKIAAWNTNQYQQEIVLVKDQNKLETYCNCSNELPFCEHRLFVFKDLADKFGKDFFKEGFLNQKIEKKLALYGLTPNDDYQEFFNVKLSPKGILLEPKPFVKIDTYTNVFVNYAKETETSARLNLPVKKLQEEPVGLGLCVDFTSHYSKKSFLNFYGIKGKLNKEETDFSAKIKRMFPEDLNQIIDEFSSADDFQFAMNAIRIERLLGERSIRSRQQAIQIFDTFFTDDKDPLFFLHNSKDSYARKNLTRLEICTDPVKLHFQAADAHKKYRVKVKVELSGTKYKIDSTKLIVTPLFIVLDTKVYFIKTPKLSFDLMHFVERPEMYFYKKNAEYFYNEIILPLSKDYEVEFSEFKKSKIKIDENTLEKHLYISDLNEGYVVFKPFVKYNEELIPLYSNEAITVTTGDKLKTISRNEAFEDNFLEELRKLHPDFQQQDAIFYLQPEQLLENYWLMTAVEKMKNADIKVFRANDLKSFKFNVNKPTISVRVASDIDWFDVHIDVKFGDQTVNLKELQKSFIKQSNYVLLADGTTGILPKDWMQKFAVYFQSGEVKKNSIQLSNYQFGILDELYNELHEKPAFFEELYQKKQRLLNLKAIPNVQVPKEINATLRHYQQEGLNWLAFLDENKLGGCLADDMGLGKTLQTITFLQYLKNKNPETAPTLIIAPTSLIFNWQAEIEKFCPSLKALAFVGIDRKEHQKHFEKYDIILSTYGSLLNDITFLKDYTFNYIILDESQAIKNPTSKRYKTVRLLNAKNRLVLTGTPIENNTFDLYAQLNFTNPGLLGTMTHFRKNFSDYIDKQNDVEVSKTLGRIINPFVLRRTKEQVATELPEKIESVVYCEMDTSQRKVYDAFKNRFREYILNQIEENGVANSQMYILEGLTKLRQICNSTALINEEESYGNYSVKLDTLTETIKEKTGNHKILVFSQFVGMLQLIKTRLESEQIVYEYLDGSTRNRQEKVDNFQNNADVRVFLISLKAGGTGLNLTEADYVFIVDPWWNPAVENQAIDRSYRIGQHKTVMAYRMICKDTIEEKIVALQSKKKLVANTIISIDEQQKSFDVADIKRLFS; encoded by the coding sequence ATGTACAAGAAAAATTTTGCAAAATATATTAGAGCCCACAGTACCCCATTTTCTATAAACAATGCTTTTTATGTGTATCCTCGTTTTATGGAACAACGAGGGACACTTTTTATTTATGAATATTTAGGAGGTTCCAAACGCCCCTACGTTATAGAAATTAAACTGGATGAAAAAAACGATATTCACCAAACAGCCTGCTCTTGCCCTTATGATTACAAAGGTATTTGTAAACACATTGTAGCAAGTGTTGAAGATCTGGCCGACCGTTTAGATAAGGGGTCGTTAGCCACACAAACCGTCTTTTTTGATGTTGCGAAACAGGTTAAAAAACTTGAAACCAGCGATGTTAAACTTATAGATGGCGAATTTGATTTGGAAAATCTTAGAAAAAGAATTCAAAAAAAATCTATTACCTACGGCTATGTTAATTATATTGATTTAAATTTTGCTCACATAAAAAGTAAAATTGCAGCCTGGAATACCAATCAATATCAGCAAGAAATAGTACTTGTTAAAGACCAAAATAAATTAGAAACGTATTGTAACTGTTCTAACGAATTACCATTTTGCGAACATCGATTGTTTGTTTTTAAAGATCTTGCCGATAAATTTGGGAAAGATTTCTTTAAAGAAGGATTTTTGAATCAAAAAATTGAAAAAAAACTCGCCTTGTACGGATTGACACCGAATGATGATTATCAAGAATTTTTTAATGTAAAACTTTCTCCTAAAGGTATTCTACTGGAACCTAAACCATTTGTTAAAATTGATACATACACTAATGTGTTTGTTAATTATGCTAAGGAAACAGAAACATCGGCACGGTTAAATTTACCGGTAAAAAAGCTTCAGGAAGAGCCCGTTGGTTTAGGCTTGTGCGTTGATTTTACTTCGCATTATTCAAAAAAAAGCTTTTTAAATTTTTATGGTATTAAAGGAAAGTTAAATAAAGAAGAAACCGATTTTAGCGCCAAAATTAAAAGAATGTTTCCAGAAGATTTAAATCAAATCATTGATGAATTTTCAAGTGCCGACGATTTTCAGTTTGCTATGAACGCTATAAGAATTGAAAGATTGTTGGGCGAACGCAGCATTAGATCAAGGCAGCAAGCCATACAAATTTTTGATACGTTTTTTACCGATGACAAAGATCCTTTGTTTTTCTTGCACAACTCAAAAGACTCGTATGCTCGAAAAAATCTAACCCGGTTAGAAATTTGTACCGATCCCGTTAAACTGCACTTTCAGGCAGCTGATGCACACAAAAAATACAGGGTAAAAGTTAAAGTAGAACTTTCGGGAACAAAATATAAAATAGACAGTACCAAACTCATTGTAACACCTTTGTTTATTGTTTTAGATACCAAAGTTTATTTTATAAAAACACCTAAACTTTCTTTTGATTTAATGCACTTTGTAGAACGCCCGGAGATGTATTTCTACAAAAAAAATGCCGAATATTTTTACAACGAAATTATTTTGCCTTTAAGCAAAGATTATGAGGTAGAATTTAGTGAATTTAAAAAATCGAAAATAAAAATTGATGAAAATACCTTAGAAAAACATCTGTATATTAGCGATTTAAACGAAGGGTATGTGGTGTTTAAACCTTTTGTAAAGTATAACGAAGAGCTGATACCTTTATATTCTAACGAAGCTATTACTGTAACGACCGGCGATAAACTAAAAACCATTAGCCGCAACGAGGCGTTTGAAGATAATTTTTTAGAAGAACTTAGAAAATTACACCCCGATTTTCAACAACAAGATGCCATTTTTTACCTGCAACCTGAGCAGTTGTTAGAAAATTACTGGCTGATGACGGCAGTTGAAAAGATGAAAAACGCCGATATAAAAGTGTTTAGAGCCAACGATTTAAAATCGTTTAAATTTAACGTAAACAAACCTACTATTTCTGTTCGTGTAGCATCGGATATCGATTGGTTTGATGTACACATCGACGTGAAATTTGGCGATCAAACTGTAAATTTAAAAGAGTTGCAGAAATCGTTTATAAAACAAAGTAATTATGTGTTGTTAGCCGATGGAACCACAGGAATTCTTCCTAAAGATTGGATGCAGAAATTTGCGGTTTACTTTCAATCGGGCGAAGTAAAGAAAAACAGTATTCAGTTGTCTAATTATCAGTTTGGTATTCTTGACGAATTGTACAACGAATTACACGAAAAACCAGCATTTTTTGAAGAACTTTACCAAAAAAAGCAACGTCTTTTAAATCTAAAAGCTATTCCAAATGTTCAGGTTCCAAAAGAAATCAACGCTACGTTACGCCATTACCAACAAGAAGGCTTAAATTGGTTGGCGTTTTTAGATGAAAATAAACTGGGAGGTTGCCTTGCCGACGATATGGGATTGGGAAAAACATTGCAAACAATTACTTTTTTACAGTATCTAAAAAACAAAAATCCAGAAACAGCCCCAACGTTGATTATAGCCCCAACATCACTTATTTTTAACTGGCAGGCCGAAATTGAAAAGTTTTGTCCGTCATTGAAAGCCTTAGCTTTTGTGGGCATTGATAGAAAAGAACACCAAAAACATTTTGAGAAGTACGACATTATTTTATCTACCTACGGATCTTTGTTAAACGATATAACGTTTTTAAAAGATTACACGTTTAATTACATTATTTTAGATGAAAGCCAGGCAATTAAAAACCCTACATCTAAACGCTATAAAACGGTTCGGTTGCTAAATGCCAAAAACCGGTTGGTTCTTACAGGAACACCTATTGAAAACAACACGTTTGATTTATATGCACAACTAAATTTTACAAATCCGGGTCTGTTGGGCACAATGACACATTTTCGCAAAAATTTCTCGGATTATATCGATAAACAAAATGATGTGGAAGTGTCTAAAACACTTGGCAGAATCATCAATCCATTTGTGTTAAGACGAACAAAAGAACAGGTAGCCACAGAGTTGCCAGAAAAAATAGAAAGTGTTGTGTATTGCGAAATGGACACCTCGCAACGCAAAGTGTATGATGCTTTTAAAAACCGATTCAGAGAATATATCTTAAACCAGATCGAAGAAAACGGCGTGGCAAATTCGCAAATGTATATTTTAGAAGGCCTAACTAAACTCCGTCAAATATGCAATTCAACTGCCTTAATCAATGAGGAAGAAAGTTACGGAAACTATTCGGTTAAATTAGATACGCTTACCGAAACCATTAAAGAAAAAACAGGTAATCACAAAATTTTAGTGTTTTCACAGTTTGTGGGGATGCTTCAATTGATAAAAACTCGATTAGAATCGGAACAAATTGTTTATGAATATTTAGATGGAAGTACCCGAAATCGACAAGAAAAAGTGGATAATTTTCAAAATAATGCCGATGTACGCGTGTTTCTTATCAGCTTAAAAGCCGGTGGTACTGGGTTGAATCTTACAGAAGCCGATTACGTTTTTATTGTAGATCCGTGGTGGAATCCTGCCGTAGAAAATCAAGCAATAGACAGAAGCTATCGCATTGGGCAACATAAAACAGTAATGGCTTACCGAATGATTTGCAAAGACACCATCGAAGAAAAAATTGTTGCGTTACAAAGCAAAAAGAAATTGGTAGCAAATACGATTATTTCAATAGATGAACAGCAAAAATCATTTGATGTTGCCGATATTAAACGCTTGTTTTCATAA
- a CDS encoding M1 family aminopeptidase, whose amino-acid sequence MKNLFLVFVYGLFVNNLFAQVTTDTPNEYRIYEQQAAKQRMAFVPNPNTLNYDVKHQKLELNVDPSQYYISGTVTTQFVPNENLQTIVFDFSHTLTVSAVIQGTQSATFTQTNNELVIQLPQTVALGTQGEVKITYAGAPPTASEAFTQSYHSGTPIIWTLSEPFGARDWFPCKQSLNDKIDSIDVYLTTPDDMVAVANGMEQSQTVHQNGTKTTHFKHAYPIPAYLVAIAVTNYQIYNQTAGTNPNTFPVVNYLYPETFQTAVNQLQVTVPVMNVFEELFGVYPYHTEKYGHAQFGWGGGMEHTTVSFMGGFSRHLIAHELAHHWFGDKVTCGSWKDIWLNEGFAEYMAGLVVEHLDGNEAFVNWKNSKIGSITSQTNGNLYLTEEQASDSDRIFSSRLTYDKGSMVVNMLRYVLGDEVFYQAMQNYLNDSEIAYGYAVTTQLKTHLETASGVDLTEFFNDWVYGEGYPSYQLKAETLSETQTKIVLSQTTSYESVSFFEMPVTLKLTGTSGQSEIVVLQHTQNNQEFVVDTSIGVVLEIQIDPFQDIISKNNTVDVKSSMKAYGNEIKIIPNPFQSSFQVVIPENVQVEALNLYDIKGKLIRKNIGNPYNAEQLASGMYVLAIKTPSKTYHKKIIKN is encoded by the coding sequence ATGAAAAATCTATTTTTAGTTTTTGTTTATGGTTTGTTTGTCAATAATTTGTTTGCACAGGTTACTACAGATACACCTAATGAATACAGGATTTACGAACAACAGGCTGCCAAACAACGTATGGCATTTGTTCCTAATCCCAATACGTTGAATTATGATGTAAAACATCAGAAACTGGAACTGAATGTAGATCCATCTCAATATTACATCAGCGGAACAGTTACCACGCAGTTTGTGCCTAATGAAAATTTACAGACCATTGTTTTCGATTTTAGTCATACGCTTACGGTTAGTGCGGTAATACAAGGCACACAGTCGGCTACATTTACACAGACAAATAACGAATTGGTTATACAGCTTCCGCAAACAGTTGCGTTAGGTACGCAGGGCGAAGTGAAAATAACTTATGCAGGTGCACCACCAACTGCCAGCGAAGCTTTTACACAAAGTTATCACAGTGGAACGCCGATAATCTGGACGCTTTCGGAACCTTTTGGTGCACGTGACTGGTTTCCCTGCAAGCAATCGCTTAACGATAAAATTGATTCGATTGATGTTTATCTAACAACGCCCGACGATATGGTAGCGGTTGCAAACGGAATGGAACAATCGCAAACTGTTCATCAAAACGGAACTAAAACCACACATTTTAAACACGCTTATCCCATTCCGGCTTATTTGGTAGCCATTGCAGTAACCAATTATCAGATCTATAATCAAACGGCGGGCACAAATCCAAATACGTTTCCGGTGGTTAATTATCTGTATCCCGAAACGTTTCAAACAGCCGTAAACCAATTGCAGGTTACTGTGCCGGTGATGAATGTTTTTGAAGAGTTGTTTGGAGTCTATCCTTATCATACCGAGAAATATGGTCACGCACAGTTTGGCTGGGGTGGCGGAATGGAACATACCACGGTTTCGTTTATGGGTGGTTTTTCTAGGCATTTAATTGCTCACGAATTGGCACATCATTGGTTTGGTGACAAAGTAACGTGTGGCAGTTGGAAAGACATCTGGCTTAACGAGGGCTTTGCCGAATATATGGCAGGATTGGTTGTGGAACATTTAGATGGGAACGAAGCTTTTGTGAACTGGAAAAATAGCAAAATAGGAAGTATTACTTCTCAGACCAATGGAAATCTATATTTAACCGAAGAACAAGCTTCTGATTCTGACCGCATTTTTAGCAGTCGGTTAACGTATGACAAAGGTTCAATGGTTGTAAATATGCTGCGGTATGTTTTAGGCGATGAGGTGTTTTACCAAGCCATGCAAAATTATTTAAACGATTCCGAAATTGCCTATGGTTATGCAGTAACTACACAGTTAAAAACACATTTAGAAACAGCCTCAGGGGTAGATTTAACGGAGTTTTTTAACGATTGGGTGTATGGCGAAGGTTATCCGTCTTATCAGTTAAAGGCAGAAACATTGTCAGAAACCCAAACAAAAATAGTTTTATCGCAAACCACTTCGTACGAAAGTGTTTCGTTTTTTGAAATGCCGGTAACCTTGAAACTGACAGGAACATCGGGACAGTCTGAAATTGTGGTGTTGCAGCACACGCAAAACAATCAGGAATTTGTAGTAGATACCAGTATTGGCGTGGTGTTAGAAATTCAGATAGATCCGTTCCAAGACATTATATCTAAGAATAATACGGTAGATGTTAAAAGTTCTATGAAAGCGTATGGTAACGAAATTAAAATCATACCCAATCCTTTTCAATCATCATTTCAAGTAGTTATTCCGGAAAATGTACAGGTTGAAGCCCTAAATTTATACGATATAAAAGGTAAATTAATCCGCAAAAACATCGGTAATCCTTATAATGCAGAACAACTGGCAAGCGGAATGTATGTTTTAGCTATTAAAACGCCTTCTAAAACCTATCATAAAAAAATCATAAAAAATTAA
- the rseP gene encoding RIP metalloprotease RseP — MDILVKLSQFLLSLSLLIVLHELGHFIPAKIFKTRVEKFYLFFDVKFSLFKKKIGETVYGIGWLPLGGYVKIAGMIDESMDTEQLKQEPQPWEFRSKPAWQRLIIMLGGVTVNFVLAFVIYIGMTWYYGDKYIANDSLKDGVWVVSEPLQQAGMISGDKIISIDGVHLERFDEAALKIIMGREIKVDRNGEEKIIKLPVDFINSASNRKKTKLLMPRIPFVVGGFSDDSPNQEVLKPKDFVHSVNGLEVKYFDQMEDALKPFANKKVVAGVTRNDKQVEVTLQVNAEGKIGVAPALIRDIDAEKLGLFKLSTDRYSFLESIPVGIDMGINKLKEYGQQLKLIGNPETKAYKEVGGFMAIFNIFPDFWSWEAFWEITALLSIMLGVMNLLPIPALDGGHVMFLLYEMISGRKPSDKFLEYAQTVGFVLLIALLLFANGNDIFKAITGK, encoded by the coding sequence ATGGACATATTAGTTAAGTTATCACAGTTTTTATTGAGTTTATCACTATTAATTGTACTGCACGAGCTGGGGCATTTTATTCCGGCTAAAATATTTAAAACACGCGTAGAAAAATTTTACCTGTTCTTTGATGTAAAGTTCTCTTTATTTAAAAAGAAAATCGGCGAAACCGTTTACGGAATCGGTTGGCTGCCTTTGGGTGGTTATGTGAAAATTGCCGGAATGATTGATGAAAGTATGGATACCGAGCAACTAAAACAGGAGCCCCAACCATGGGAATTCCGTTCAAAACCGGCATGGCAACGCTTAATTATTATGTTGGGCGGTGTTACGGTAAACTTTGTTTTGGCATTTGTGATTTATATTGGAATGACGTGGTATTACGGCGATAAATACATTGCCAACGATAGTTTAAAGGATGGAGTTTGGGTGGTTTCGGAACCCTTGCAACAAGCCGGAATGATTTCGGGTGATAAAATTATTTCTATTGATGGAGTGCATTTAGAGCGTTTTGATGAAGCTGCTTTAAAAATTATAATGGGAAGAGAAATTAAGGTAGATCGAAATGGAGAAGAAAAGATCATTAAATTACCGGTCGATTTCATAAATAGTGCTTCAAACAGAAAAAAAACAAAATTATTGATGCCAAGAATACCTTTTGTAGTGGGAGGTTTTTCTGATGATTCACCAAATCAGGAGGTGTTGAAACCTAAAGATTTCGTCCATTCTGTGAACGGTTTAGAGGTCAAATATTTTGATCAGATGGAAGACGCATTAAAACCATTCGCTAATAAAAAGGTGGTTGCCGGTGTTACACGGAATGACAAGCAGGTAGAAGTAACATTACAAGTAAATGCTGAAGGAAAAATTGGTGTTGCACCTGCGTTAATTAGAGATATTGATGCTGAAAAGTTAGGTTTATTCAAATTAAGTACTGACAGATACAGCTTTTTAGAGTCTATCCCCGTGGGAATTGATATGGGAATAAATAAATTAAAAGAGTACGGGCAACAATTAAAATTGATTGGAAATCCTGAAACTAAAGCTTATAAAGAGGTAGGTGGTTTTATGGCAATCTTTAATATTTTCCCTGATTTTTGGAGCTGGGAAGCTTTTTGGGAAATCACGGCTTTGTTATCAATTATGCTTGGCGTAATGAACTTACTGCCCATTCCTGCCTTAGACGGAGGACATGTAATGTTTTTACTGTACGAAATGATATCAGGACGCAAACCAAGCGATAAATTCTTAGAATATGCCCAAACAGTTGGTTTTGTTTTACTTATAGCCTTGTTGTTGTTTGCTAACGGAAACGACATTTTTAAAGCCATTACAGGTAAATAA